From the Teredinibacter turnerae T7901 genome, one window contains:
- a CDS encoding DUF2254 domain-containing protein, whose translation MELYPITTKIRAYWETISTSYWFIPACLMAVSVVLCSLCLALVQRASIPGWLLAFFPIVTQSGAQQLLSTLATSIITATSIAFSMTLVALVMASSQFGPRLLRTFMLDKGTQVVLGVLVATFLYCLISLHHLSSITQNEDALSIISASSAILTILDVVCIIYFIHHLAKFIQADEIIYRCFSDFLGDIDSLLPRPEDQPDERPLTEELAVRTSFSITLFSECNNYVQTINYRELINRNPDIIAGLEVFVRSGDYVAVGDPLITFYGRGEISKEMVNKYRKCLVFGRQRTPVQDPEFAVSQLVEIALRALSPGINDPYTAITCLDRLTSACVIMHDREFPANCVVNTSTNIWLLRRTFALASVINTAFDQVRQAGESHMAINLHLMHCYKTLKNHLDTKYHPLLKSHAKATMYLASKQTFSDKEQDELDQANKRFLQTA comes from the coding sequence GCGGTTTCAGTCGTACTGTGTTCACTTTGCCTGGCATTAGTGCAACGTGCCAGCATCCCCGGATGGCTCCTCGCATTTTTCCCGATTGTTACGCAAAGTGGTGCGCAGCAGCTACTCTCTACTTTGGCAACATCTATTATTACTGCAACCAGTATCGCGTTTTCTATGACACTTGTTGCCTTGGTTATGGCATCTTCGCAGTTTGGCCCCAGATTACTTCGCACCTTTATGCTGGATAAAGGTACACAAGTTGTGCTTGGTGTGTTGGTGGCCACATTTTTGTACTGCTTGATTTCACTGCATCACCTGAGTTCGATAACACAGAATGAAGACGCGCTATCTATTATTTCGGCGTCATCGGCTATACTTACAATTCTTGATGTGGTTTGCATAATTTATTTTATTCACCACTTGGCAAAGTTTATTCAGGCTGATGAAATTATTTACCGCTGCTTCTCGGACTTCCTTGGAGATATTGACTCCCTACTACCCAGACCAGAAGATCAGCCCGACGAACGCCCCCTTACTGAAGAGCTTGCTGTCAGAACCTCATTTTCTATTACTTTATTTTCAGAATGCAACAACTACGTGCAAACGATTAATTACCGTGAACTAATTAATAGAAATCCCGACATCATTGCTGGTCTTGAAGTATTTGTGCGTAGTGGGGACTACGTCGCGGTGGGCGATCCGTTGATTACCTTCTATGGGCGCGGCGAAATTTCAAAAGAAATGGTCAATAAATATAGAAAATGCCTTGTCTTCGGAAGACAACGTACACCGGTTCAGGACCCGGAATTTGCAGTGAGCCAACTAGTTGAGATCGCTTTACGTGCGCTCTCTCCCGGTATAAATGACCCCTACACTGCCATAACCTGTTTGGACCGACTTACCTCCGCTTGCGTTATTATGCACGACAGAGAATTCCCCGCTAATTGCGTTGTAAACACGTCAACCAATATTTGGTTGTTACGACGCACGTTCGCATTGGCCAGCGTAATAAATACAGCCTTCGACCAGGTTCGTCAGGCAGGCGAAAGCCATATGGCAATCAATCTTCATCTTATGCACTGTTACAAAACACTTAAAAATCATCTGGACACGAAATACCATCCATTGCTCAAAAGCCATGCAAAGGCGACAATGTACCTTGCCAGCAAACAAACATTTAGCGATAAAGAACAGGACGAGCTGGATCAAGCGAATAAACGATTTCTACAAACCGCTTAA